The Pelodiscus sinensis isolate JC-2024 chromosome 10, ASM4963464v1, whole genome shotgun sequence genome has a segment encoding these proteins:
- the C10H3orf33 gene encoding protein C3orf33 homolog isoform X3, with the protein MAIAGVILFAKSIKLTTKFISAVDIPVEFIEKNVKLRGRLYQITEKGLEVEHVPINLPFLSSLQRKWQSNGVLLVRLAGVELTPNAIVWLQEELKPSQMMWFQLLGREDLVLDCLVLVNKGRFFSVCLNEEILRQGLGKTIRIEGLHHDSPFYWKLHKRLLQAELKALKKNKGIWKEETYFEKLRGHISNNTFVQKLKQFANWLRIRI; encoded by the exons ACAACAAAATTTATAAGTGCTGTGGATATACCAGTAGAATTTATAGAAAAGAATGTGAAGCTACGAGGAAGGTTATATCAAATAACTGAGAAAGGACTAGAAGTTGAACATGTTCCCATTAACCTTCCTTTCTTGTCATCATTACAGAGAAAAT GGCAATCAAATGGTGTTTTGCTGGTCAGACTTGCTGGAGTGGAGCTGACACCGAATGCTATAGTCTGGTTACAGGAAGAGTTAAAACCTTCACAAATGATGTGGTTCCAACTTCTTGGAAGGGAGGATTTGGTGCTTGATTGCCTCGTTTTAGTAAATAAG GGTAGATTTTTCAGTGTGTGTCTGAATGAAGAGATCTTAAGACAAGGACTTGGCAAAACAATACGTATTGAAGGACTACATCATGACTCTCCATTTTACTGGAAGCTTCACAAAAGACTACTTCAAGCAGAGCTAAAAGCCCTGAAGAAAAATAAGGGAATATGGAAAGAAGAAACTTACTTTGAAAAACTTAGAGGTCATATAAGTAATAATACATTTGTACAGAAATTAAAACAGTTTGCAAACTGGCTGAGAATACGTATTTAA